One genomic window of Medicago truncatula cultivar Jemalong A17 chromosome 1, MtrunA17r5.0-ANR, whole genome shotgun sequence includes the following:
- the LOC11407989 gene encoding heavy metal-associated isoprenylated plant protein 34, translating to MSKQDMMKIQNCLLKVNIHCEGCEQKVKKLLQKIEGVYSVNIDAEQGKVLVTGDVDPAKLLKKLKSSGKHAELWGGQKAMMINQNQNFQQQQPQFKNMQIDNNKGGKNNKPQNQKGQKGGVQVAQFQNPKGGKDMKVPNKSQKHVNFDLSEEEFDESDADFDDYDDEDDFDEDEEEEFGHGHGHGQGPQGNGFGQHPMHNNKMMMAMMQNQNGRGPQLGPGGGMMMNGPAAMNIPKGGGGNYAKAKKGDIMDLPMQMHMKGKSGNYGEVKNGNGGGKKGGDDGGKKNKGEKQKGGGGDWGDEKNSSKKKNGKGKNGGGGFLVKFLGLGKKSKKGGGAADTTNKKKNNGGGGNSNNSKGKDGKKGEKLDKVEFDFQDFDITPHGKSGKGGNGNGNGKGAPAKGNANNGHGSNNNGNGGHMGPMGQMGAMNQMAAMNRMGPMGQMGSMDQMRSMPAVQGLPAGAAAAAMNGGYYQGMQQMQPNPYHQQQQQHQQQQQQQQYMAMMMQQQQQQQMQQQLQQQQMQQGNMNNMYPQHMMYGGGRPHPSMNYMGPPPMPSHPMADPITHVFSDENTESCSIM from the exons ATGAGTAAAcaagatatgatgaaaattcaG aattgtCTTCTCAAGGTTAATATCCATTGTGAAGGGTGTGAGCAGAAAGTGAAGAAACTGCTTCAGAAAATTGAAG GGGTGTATTCTGTGAATATAGATGCAGAACAAGGGAAGGTGTTGGTGACAGGTGATGTAGATCCAGCAAAGCTCCTAAAAAAGCTGAAAAGTTCAGGGAAACATGCTGAACTATGGGGTGGACAGAAAGCTATGAtgattaatcaaaatcaaaactttcaACAACAACAGCCTCAGTTTAAGAACATGCAAATTGATAACAACAAAGGGGGTAAGAACAACAAGCCTCAAAATCAAAAGGGTCAAAAAGGTGGTGTTCAAGTAGCACAGTTTCAAAATCCTAAAGGAGGAAAAGATATGAAAGTGCCCAACAAATCTCAGAAAcatgttaattttgatttgtcTGAGGAGGAATTTGATGAGAGTGACGCTGATTTTGATGActatgatgatgaagatgattttGATGAGGATGAAGAAGAGGAGTTTGGTCATGGACATGGCCATGGTCAAGGGCCTCAAGGCAATGGATTTGGGCAGCATCCTATGCATAATAACAAGATGATGATGGCTATGATGCAGAATCAGAATGGTCGTGGGCCACAGCTAGGGCCTGGTGGTGGTATGATGATGAATGGGCCTGCTGCCATGAACATCCCAAAGGGAGGGGGTGGTAATTATGCTAAAGCTAAAAAAGGAGATATTATGGATCTACCTATGCAAATGCATATGAAGGGTAAAAGTGGAAATTACGGTGAGGTAAAAAATGGTAATGGAGGTGGTAAGAAAGGGGGTGATGATGGAGGTAAGAAGAATAAAGGGGAAAAGCAAAAGGGTGGTGGGGGAGATTGGGGAGATGAAAAAAATAGtagcaagaagaaaaatggTAAAGGTAAAAACGGTGGTGGTGGTTTTCTAGTTAAGTTTCTAGGGCTTGGAAAAAAGAGCAAAAAGGGAGGAGGTGCAGCCGACAcaacaaacaagaaaaaaaacaatggaggAGGTGGAAATAGCAACAACAGCAAAGGGAAAGATGGTAAGAAAGGTGAAAAATTGGATaaagttgaatttgatttccaAGACTTTGATATCACTCCTCATGGTAAAAGTGGCAAGGgtggaaatggaaatggaaatgggAAAGGTGCTCCTGCCAAGGGTAATGCCAATAATGGTCATGGTAGCAATAATAATGGTAATGGGGGCCATATGGGTCCAATGGGGCAGATGGGTGCAATGAATCAGATGGCAGCAATGAATAGGATGGGTCCAATGGGGCAGATGGGTTCAATGGACCAAATGAGGAGCATGCCGGCAGTGCAAGGATTACCGGCCGGGGCAGCAGCCGCGGCGATGAATGGTGGCTATTATCAAGGAATGCAGCAGATGCAACCAAATCCTTATCatcagcagcagcagcagcatcaacaacaacagcagcagcagcaatacATGGCTATGATGatgcagcaacaacaacagcaacaaatgCAGCAACAACTGCAGCAGCAACAAATGCAGCAAGGAAACATGAACAACATGTATCCACAACATATGATGTATGGAGGTGGAAGGCCACATCCATCAATGAACTATATGGGACCGCCACCAATGCCATCACACCCTATGGCAGATCCTATCACTCATGTTTTCAGTGATGAGAACACTGAGAGCTGTAGCATCATGTAA